The Calothrix sp. PCC 7507 DNA segment TCAGTTATCTGGGGTTTTAGTGATTGATGAAGCATACACAGACTTTGCCCAAGAAAATGCATTGGCTTTAGTTGAGGAATTCGAGAACATTATCGCCATTCGCACACTGTCTAAGGGATACTCATTAGCTGGACTGCGCTTGGGTTTTGGGGTGGCGAATCCCAAATTGTTACAGGGATTGTTTAAAGTCAAAGATAGCTATAACATTGATGCGATCGCTTGTGCAGTTGGAGCAGCTGCCATTACCGATCAAGCTTATAAAAATGCTTGTGTGGACAAGATTAAAGCATCACGAACACAGCTAGCAACAGACTTAAAAAAATTAGGTTTTCGTGTTTGGGATTCTCAAACCAACTTTTTACTAGTGCAACCACCCCAAAGAAACGCTGAATACCTCTATCAAAAACTCAAAGAACAGAAAATATTAATCCGCTACTTTAAGCAACCAGAACTAGAAGATAAATTACGCATCACTGTTGGTACTGATGAGCAAAATCACACCTTAGTGCAAGCATTGAGTAATTTATTAGAGACTGGAGACTAAGAGAGGATTACATCAGTGAACAGTTATGAGTGTTTTAAGCTGATAACTGATAACTGTTCACTGATAACTGTTAAGCCCAATTCCGAACCACAACAATCTTAAATTTGGTTTCACTAGATAAGTCGTGGTCTAGAGAACCGTAGTGTTGTAAAGCCCACTCGCGTAAATCATTAAACGCTTTGGCAAAGACATCATCAGAGAGATGCCAACTATGACGATAGACTCTGTTTTGATAGTGTTCTAGTAATTTGTTAACAGTTAATTCAGACCTCCATTCAGCAGCAATTACTGTTTCTAAACTTGCACCTTGGGCGCGTAGTTCTGTTAAAACTTCCTCTTCTGTTGCACCGTAACGAGGTAAAGGATAACTATAGCCAGCAATGATTTCTTCCCAACATTGTTGAAAAGTCAGTCTACCACTATTGCTATCTGGATTTGCTTGAGTGGAATCAATAGTGCCATGAGTATATAGATAAGGACTACCGGGTTTGAGGACACGGCGAATTTCTGCCAGGGCTTGCTTCCAAGCAGAAACTAAGTGGAATACATGCACAGTTAAACCCACATCGAAGGCGTTGTCAGCAAAAGGTAAAGCAGTAGCATCTCCTTGGATAGCAGTTAGTTGATGGGTAATACCTTCTAGCTTGCGGTGCAACTCAGCCAACATCTTTTCCGAGATATCTATACCTGTGTAGGAATAGCCTCTTTTCGCAATTGGGACAGCAATTCTACCAGTACCAACACCGATTTCAAAGAACTTAGTATCTGGTGCAGGCGAAACTATATTGAGGATAGAATCAGTCACTTGTTCAGAGACTCCTGGGGGTAATCCTCGTGTGGCATCATAAACATCAGACACACGATCAAATGAAATTGTCGAAGTCATATTTTTCTCCTTTGTTGATTAGGTTGATTGGCAAATACAAATATTATTGAAAAACTTGTAGGGTGGGCAATGCCCACTCTACATGATTAAATTCTGTGCCAGTTGTGTAAGTCCTAAAACTATCTATTTTTTACGGAAGTTAATGTCTAACTAGAATTAAATTTGTAGTCATGGCAATTTAGTTAACTGATTTAATTCGTGTTGCTAAAATTACTGCATTCTTTAATGACATCAGACTCCGTTATTGCTTCCACATCTCCAAACTGGTGAAACAGGTCTGAGGAAAACAGTGTCTTATGAGTAGTTTCAAACAATAATCCTGCGTCCCAACCGTGAGGAACTTGTGGAGTATGTTGAAACTGAAAACTATATTTACCTGTGTTTAACACTTCAGTATGTTGCAAACTCCTAGAGGGACGAATGGCAAAGTCGTCTACACTGACAAAAGCTGCGATGGGACTACAAACTGTTTGAGCATTGGGTGCAATGGTCAGCCACTCATTGAGAGAACCGCACTCATCCGCTTCAAAATGGCTAAAGCTAATCCAGCGAATTTGTGATGGGTTAATAATCTTGGCTACTGCATCACGTACCAATGGAAACATCCCCTTTAGACCAGTATGAAATAATAATGGTTCTTCATCCTGTACCAAAAATTGGATGAATTGCATGTCTATCTTTGGTTCATAAGTGGAGATGCGATAAATATCCGGAGCAATTTCAGTAATGCTAGTCATAGTTATAAAATTTATAGTGGTAATAAAGAAACATGTGCAGAAACAATCTTCCATCCATCCGAAAATCTGTACCAAGTCTGGCTTTGTCGTCCGAAAAGTTTGACACCACCGATAGTCCGACAAAACTCTAAAGTCACAGTTGCGGCATCTTTGCCAAAAGCCACAACTTTAAGATTCGAGATTTCTCGCTCAATTTTTGGGTTTGGTCGAGAGGCGCGAAAGTTGCGAATCTCTTCAATACCATAAAGGTTTTCTGCTAAACCAAAGCGCACTACTTCTGGTGCATCCCAAAATAAACTATCCATCACCTCTAAATTGTTATTAATTAAAGCTTCTTCATACTTGAGATACAAAGCAGTCACTTCAGCTACAACAGCAGGGTCATTGATTGCAATCATGGTTTTTACCTGGTCGGTATATAGCTGATTATCCACTGTTTCCTATCCTTTTACCGATTCAACAGCCGTGAAATCAGTGAACAGTTCACTGTTGATAAAGATTTGAGTTAAAACAAATTAAAGTCATCTATTACCTTGAACGAAAAAGTAAATAGTCATACTGAAAGCCACGATGATGACGAATTTCCTAATTAAATGCGGTTCAAGTTTTCGTGCATAATGGGCACTTAAATAACCACCAAGGGAACCACCCACTGCCATTAAAATCGCCTGGTGCCAAGCAATTACACCCGCAAAAATAAATGGAATAATCGCAATACCATTAACACAACTTCCTAAAAACGCTTTAAAAGCATTCATGGTGTGAATACTTTTGATGCCTAAAAAGGTAAGAGTTGCCAACATGAGAATTCCCAAACCTGCGCCAAAGAAACCACCGTAAATGGCGATCGCTAATTGCGCTAGCGCCAAATTAAATAGTGGTACAGATTCAGGTGATGTATTCTGACTTTGACGTTGTAACCACTTTTTGAAAGGTTCGCCAAAGGTAAACACCACGGTTGCTAGCAGCAAGAGATAGGGAGTCAGCTTTTTAAACATATCTGGCGAGGTGTAGAGCAAAGCTACGGAACCAATTACACCACCCACTAAACTGACACTGCATAAAACTATAAAATCTCGTCTTTCAATACCTAAATCTTGACGATACGCTCCAGCACTTGCTATGGCAGCCGTCCAGAGTGCAGTATTATTTGTAGCATTAGCAGCGATCGGCGGTACACCCGTAAAAATGAGAGTAGGAAATGTGATGAAACTCCCACCACCCGCTACAGCATTCAGTCCACCTGCAATAAAAGCGGTAGCGAACAGAAGTAAACTATGGACAAAAGTTAAATTTGGCAACATTATTCCGTAGGGGCGGGGTTTCCCCGTCCTTGTATGTATTCCATTCACACCAAGCCCGTTATAGATTATGAATGATCAATTTAGAAATCTCATCTGGAGAATTAGCAATCAAATCCGCGCCGTGAGCCTGCAATTCCTCCTTAGTTCCGTAGCCATAGGTGACACCAATTGTAGTAACATTGTGAAGCTTGGCTCCGATGATATCGTATTTGCGATCGCCTACCATCACCACACTAGAAGCTGAGAGATTTTCTGTTAACAAAATATGGTGAATCAAGTCACCTTTTATGCTTCGAGTTCCATCAATCTCGCTACCATAAACACCATCGAAAAGCAACGATAAGCCAAAATATTCAATAATTTGTGTAGCATAAATCTGTGGTTTGGAAGTTGCCACAAAAGTCTTATAACCAGCAAACCGAATAGCTTTTAATATCTCTGGAATCTGAGGATAAAGAGAATTTTCAAATAATCCAACCGTGGAAAACCGACGGCGATAAAGTAAAATTGCTTGTTCTAGCAGCGTTTCATCTGATGTCTTCAGCAACCAAGAAAAACTATCTTTAATTGGAGGGCCAATACACCAATGCAATTCATCAGCATCCGGTACTTCATAACCCAGTTCAGCCAACGCATACCGAATACAACCAGTAATCCCCGACTTAGGATCGCTTAAAGTCCCATCTAAATCAAACAGGATAGTAGAAGCAAGCATATTATTAAAAAGCTGTAACTTTGGAATAGCGAATTAAATTTGGCAAACCTCAGCGCCCCTTTGCGCTTACCTCCGCGACCCTCTGCGCTAAAAACAGCTAAATTTAAGCCATATCTACAACAGACTACGCCTACGCAAAAAACCTTCTCCACTTAACAACGCAATCCCCAACGTCACTACACAAATCCCGACACTCTGAATCACATTTAAAGTTTCGCTAATTGTTGCCCATGCTACCAGTGCCGTCAAAGCCGGACTACTAGAACCGATGATTGAAGCTTTTGTAGCACCAATCATCCGAATACCCAAATTATTTAAAGTGTGTCCAATAAAACTGACTACACCCGAAAAAATACTACCTATCCACAGAGGCGTCCAATCAAGTTGGGTACTAGCAGGCGGAAAGAACAGTAAGCTAACGCCAGATAAAAAGAGGGTGGAGGCGAAACTAATCCAAGTAAAGGGAACTGGATGGAATTTTGTCAAACATTGTTGGGCTAGGACGTTATAGAAGGCGTAAACTATCCCAGAACCAACGCTGGCGAAAATGCCGATCGCTATAACATGAGTGTTGTCACCAACAGAAGATTGAGGAATTGTCAACACACAGCCAACCATAATAATACCCATCACTAGCCAACGGAAGGGCGTAGGGTGTTGTCCAAAAAACCTCCAAGCCAGTAGCGCTGTGAACACCGGATAGGTGAAAAACAAAGTCATTGCAATTCCTGTGGGAATCAAGCCAATGGCAATGTAGAGTGAGGCAATATACACAAACATCAATACCCCACAACCAAGCGCTTGGGTTAGCACATCCAAGCGATCGCGTTTGAATAACTCTTGAAATTCTTTACCAGCCGATGGATATAGCTTGAATGCTAGAGAGGCCATGAGTGGAACCACAAGCAGCATTCGCATAAACATCAGTAAAAATGAATTCTGCAAATCCGTTTTGACGTATCCACCAAGTACAAATAAACCCAGCACGAGATGTTCTGAAAACAAAACTCGCACAGTCACGTTGTGAAAAGTCAAAACAAAGGAGGATAGAAGAACCGTCAGGATGCCCAAAATGCTAAAAAGGTTGATGTTATTGCTGAATTGCCGGACAGACTAGACGAAGTTTGAGTTTTTCAGACTCTGAGTTCGTCACTTGCAAGCACAGTCCCCCAGAGAGTTTATCATATATATATTTGCTGTAGGCTACCTCACTGGTGAACAGCCATGACAGAAACCACCTTACCCATATCCCTAAGTGAAATTCCACCCACCCAAGCAGAACTGCCCTATGACGATGGTGTCCCAATGGAAAGCGCACGGCACAAAGTCCAGATGGACTTGCTGATAGATGGCTTAATTCCTTGGTTGTCACACCGAGAAGATGGGTTTGTTGGCGGTAATATGTTTGTTTACTACAGTCTGGCGCAGTTGCGAAACCAAGACTTTAGAGGGCCAGACTTTTTTTTTGTGTTGGGTGTCCCTCAAGGTGAACGCAAAAGTTGGGTTGTTTGGGAAGAAGGAAAAGCACCCGATGTCGTGATTGAATTGCTTTCCGCAAGTACAGCTGCTGCAGACAAAAACGAGAAAAAGCTGATTTATCAAAATCAAATGCGTGTACCAGAATATTTCTGGTATGACCCTTTTAACCCAGATGATTGGGCAGGTTTTTCTCTTCAACAAAGAGTTTATCAACCTCTAGTTGCTAGCGATCGCAATCAATTAGTGAGTGAATCTCTAGGGTTAGCCTTGCAACGCTGGCAAGGAAATTATAAGGGGATTGATGCAACTTGGTTACGCTGGGCAACTCTAGAGGGAGAATTACTACCAACGCCTGAAGAACAAGAACACCAACGCGCCGAACAAGAACGCCAACGCGCCGACAGAGCAGAGTCGCAATTATTACAAACAGCACGCAACTTACTGGATACTGGGATGACAGTTGAACAGATAGCGACTGTCACAGGTTTGGATGCATCGGCGATCGCACTATTGATTTCAAATAACTATCCAGACGACAATTAAACTCTGCAAAACGCTGGTTTTTATGACTCTGGTGTTGTTGCTTGCAAGGATGGTCGCTCCGAGAATTGATCATACCATTGAGCTAGTTTCGGGTAGCTTGGTCGCCATTGCAATTCAGGGAGACGAATCTCCAATCCTAGTGCAGAGGCGAGGGTGATATGAGCCAGCTTAGGAGTTTGGTCGAGTTTATCTGCAATCTTCTCAAAGTAGTCCAAGATTCTCAAAGCACGCGATCTTTCCAATTCGATTATCCCTGGTGACTGCTCACTCTCGGAGCGAAATCTTCGCTCCCTTGTCCAAGTACTTATACCATCTATGAATGCGGTTGTGATGCCCTCAAGATGCAAAGAAAATTCGTCAGTGTAGTCAGCGACAAGTTTGACTTCAGGTTTTAAGCGATTTAGATAATGAACAATAATCGGTGTTTCACTCAAGATGAATCCATCATCAGTAGCGAGGGTTGGCACCTTCCCTGCGGGATTGTAATTGAGTATTTCGCTATGGCGATCGCGTATTGTGACTTCTTGCAGTTCCACTCGGTCAACTAAATCTAGCTCAATAATCGCCACCCGCGCTATCCGAGCATATTGGGATGTTCTTCTGGAGAAGAGTTTCATAAAAAAAGTACCGTTAAGAGCGCCCAGGTAATAGATCCCCGACAACTTTTACGAAGCCGGGGATCTGAATGAACGTGTATTAGCCTATACAAGTGCAGGTTCTCGGCGGTTGTATGCAGAAGAATCTCCCTTGACGGCTTCACTTTGTCTACCGTCAATACCCACTGGGACATCGCCGACAATAGTCACTCGCTGCACATGACGGGGTTGATCGCCGTAATCTGCGATCGCATAATGTTGAGTAGCTCTATTATCCCAGAAAGCCACATCCCCAACTTGCCAACACCAACGCACGGTATTTTCTGGACGAGTGATATATGCTTGCAATAATTTGACAATTTCGTCAGATTCATTCGGTGATAAACCACGCAGACGGCGCACGAAACCACCAATAAATAACCCACGTTCCCCAGATTCAGGATGAACGCGCACGACTGGATGCAAGGTTTCGTATACAGTCGAGGTGAAGACAGCCCGATAAGCTCTCACTTCTTCTGGTAGGTCAACTGTAGCAGCTGCATAGTCGTAAGCGTTGCTGTGTACTGCCCAGAGTTGATCTGCGAGGTCACGCAGTGGAGTTGGCAAATCTTGGTAAGCTGTGACAGAGTTTGCCCAGATTGTATCACCACCCGATGGGGGAATCACCAAAGCGCGCAACACAGAGCCGAGGGGTGGACGATCTACAAATGTGACATCAGTGTGCCAGTTGTTGGCACGGGAAACGGTGCGGCCATAATTCAAATCGAGGACTTCTGGATTTCCTTCCAGCGAGGGGACGGTGGGATGAGCTGTAGTCACTTCACCAAACCGCCGCGCAAAGGCGACTTGTCCATTAGCATCAAGCTGCTGCTGTCCCCGGAAGAAGATGACTTTGTATTTAACTAAGGTTTTGCGAATATCACTAATAATGTCATCACTGAGGTTAGTACTCAGGTCAACACCCACGATTTTCGCACCGATACGTCCAGCAAGTGGTTTAATTTCAAAGTATTGAGAACCCATTTGTTTATCTCTCCGATTTTTACTATTTATGGGGAATTGGATTTTGGATTTACGATTTTGGATTGGGTTTCAATCTAAAATCCAAAATCTAAAATCTAAAATTCTTACCCCTGCCTCTACACACCAGGAGTAGAACCGCCATCAACGATAATCTCTGTTCCTGTAATTGATGCAGCGAGGTCAGACACTAAAAATAGCGCCAACGCTGCAATTTCTTCTGGTTGGGCGATTCTTTTTAAAGGAATACTTTGGAGACTTTCTGCTTTTGCTTGCTCTACGGTAATTCCCCGTGCTTGGGCGTTTTGTCTGGCTAAAGTCTCAGCACGTTCGGTAGCTGTAGCACCGGGTGAGATGGCATTAATGCGAATATTGTACTCGGCTAATTCTTTAGAAATGCCTTTGGTGAAGTTGAGCAAGGCAGCATTTGATGTGCCACCCGCGAGGAAGTTCGGACGAGGTGTACGTCCTGCACCGCCTACTATATTCACAATCCTTCCATCACCCCGACTTTGGAGATGGGGTACAACGGCTCTGACAAAGCGAATGTAACCCAATAGTTTTAAATTCCAAGCATCCAAAAATAAATCATCAGTGGAGTCAAGGAATGAACCTGCACGGGCTGACCCGGCGTTATTGATCAAAATATCAATTTGACCAAATTGTTTCAAGGTTGTTGATACAACTTTCTCTACATCCTGTGCTTGGGTGAGGTCGGCACTAATGGCAATAACTTTTGCCCCTGGTGTAGGTAGGGACTGGATAGCGCTGACGGCATTATCTAGTCGTTCTTGATTACGAGATGCGATCGCTACATTCACACCTTCACTATATAGAGCTTTGGCGGTGGCTAACCCAATGCCCGCACTTCCGCCTGTGACGATCGCCGTTTTACCTGATAGTTTTAGTTCTAAGCTCATGGAAAATTACACTCCAATATAGGCAATAGGGAATAGGCAATGAGATTTTTATCCTTGCTTGCGAATTCCGTTTATAGAGTCTCTTTGTATCTGCGGTTAATTCTTCATTCCTTGGGACTTTTGTGAGAACTAATCAATCCGCAATAATAAAATTGCTGATTGGGAGCCTGTATTGTGGATGTTCAAAATGGTTTGACTTTCATCATTTGTACAACCCAAAAGTATTTTGATTTTTGTATCCCGCTTTTCTAAGTCAACACTACAGATAAAAGCAGTTACTGTCTTATTAGATAAACTTCCTATCCAGATATCAATCCCAGAGCCATCAGCAGAACTAGTACCGCAAGGCGGAAGTCAAAAGGCGGAAGTCAAAAGTCAAAAGTAATATGGAGTAAGCTTTTTAGCGATTGAGAATGGTCTGCTTATTTCCGCCGCACTGTACTAGTATTTTCCAAATATCCATAATCCAGTGGATAAACAAAAGTTGGATAACGCGGATGTGATGTTCCTTGGGGGCGGTCTATCTTGAGATTACTGTTAGCTACAAGCTGGTCTAGTTTGAGCCAGAAATCATTATTTTCACTCATTTGCAACTTGTAATACAGCTTTCCCAGGAAAGCGTCTATCAAGTAGTTGTTGTGCTATGTCTGCTATTTGTGTCCAAGAGGCTTCTAAATCAATGTGAGGACGCAATTGTTCGGCTGCAACTAAATCTGCTAGTCGTTTCAGACCGATCGCTGCAGATTCAACTTTCAATTCATCAAATAGACGTAAGCCGTAAAGGCTCGCAGCACCAGTACCAAAAAAGCGACCAGCATCAAATGTGACTTCTGAGCCTCCAGATACGCCAAACAACACAGTTACGCCATATGGTGCCAATAAGCTGAGGGCTGAACCAAGTATTTTACCACCTACCGATTCAACAATCAGATGATAAGGGCCATGCTTGCTGGCTTCAGACAGGTCTTCGCCAATCACTACTAATTGCGCTCCTGCTTCTCTAACCAGTTTCTCATAACTAGGTTGACGAATGTGTGCTACTACCTGGGCACCACTTAGCCGCGCTAATTGGATGGCAAAGTTACCCACGCCGCCTGATGCGCCTGTAACTAAGACTGGGCGACTTAAGAGAGAGCCACCTTTGAGTAGGGCATGGTATGCTGTTAAACCCGCTACAGGCAGTGTGGCAGCTTGGGCAAATGATACTGATTCTGGCAATTCAGCTAGGGCATTTGTGGGAACAGATACCAACTCTGCCCAAGCACCGGAGCCAAGTAAACCCACTACACGCGCCCCTTGGGGAGGCCCAGATCCGTCAACGGCGGCAGTTTCAACGATGCCTGCTAAGTCCCAACCAGGACGCCAACCAGCTTCAGCGCTAGTTGAACGTCGCACTTCTCCCCGGTTAAGAGAAATAGCTGCTACTCTCACTAGTGCTTCGTTAGGAGCGGGTGTGGGTGCTTCCACTTCACTGAGTGCCAAACGACTAGGCACACTCGGATCAACAACCACCGCACGTATTTTGCTCATAAAGGTTACCCCTGGGTATGAAACTCTGATCTCAATATTAGCGATCGCTTTCCTATCTGAAGTTCAAGACAAGATTTGACCTTGAATCTTTTTTTACTAAGTCAACAATATTTCATAAACTACGGTAACTTGATAGACTTGTAGTATATTGATTTAGAAAGAAGTTATCACAGACAAACCCCAGGAAGCAAGTACCCTATCAAAAGATTTATTTCGTCATGAACTGAAGCTAATACTGTGTTATGAGCTAATTTGTGCAAAATTAGGTGATTTTAGCCACTTGTCGAATTTTGACAGTACGTATATGGGCATTACTGATATGGGACTCATATTTGATTTCTGAAGAGATATGTAGTGGCATGGCAAGCTTAAAATAGTGCATTAGACGTAGGCTTAACGCGTAGCGTCTCGAAGAGAAGCGCAACCCAACAGATATCAGGATGTTGGGTTACGCAAAGCCTCCACCCAAACTACTAGTAGTCTGTCAGGGTTGAAATGAGGGACTGTAGCGTCTCGCTCACGCGGGCTTTTCGGCCCGCACTACCAAAAACCCCTCAAAACAAAATTGACAAACCACTAGCTCCTGTTTAATTTTTGCAGTGGGCATTGCTAACCGTATACGGATTTTGCTGGGCTAGCCATTTAAATGTGCGTATTTGTACTAAAGATTTGGCTACACAAACAAGCTCGATTAACCTTTACCAGTTAACCATAGGGGATAAGTAAGTCGGCACGAATAAACCCAACTATGTAACAGAATGTAAATTACTCAAAACCCTTGTGATTGCTACCCTGCGGGAACACTTCGTGAACGTCGTACCTCCTCGCAATAACAAAAGTATAGTTATGTTTTTTAACCCACTTACTTATTCTACTCTGATGAAACTCAAAAAATATTTATGGATAATTGTTTTACCGATTACTGCATTGGGTATTATTCTTCCAGGTAAAACACAGCAAAATTCTTCAGAAAATATTTTATTTCAAACATCTACAATTGGCGCTCTAAGTATTGGTATTTATGATGGAAAAACTACATTCCAGGAATTAAAAAAACATGGTAATTTCGGCTTAGGAACAGTTAATTCCCTGGATGGGGAGATGGTTGGTTTAGATGGCAAATTTTACCAGATAAAATCTGATGGTGTTGCTGCTATTGTTCCAGATTCATTAAAAACGCCATTTGCTGTAGTCACCTTTTTTAGATCACAGAAATTGATTAATTTAAAAGAGTTGATTAATTATCAACAACTGCAACAATCCTTAGATCAACAATTACCGACAAAAAACTATCCCTATGCTATTCGCATTCAAGGTAATTTTCCTTACCTCAAATTTAGAAGTGTCCCCAAACAAAATCCACCCTATCCGCCTCTAGCAGATGCGGTGAAAAAACAGTCGGTTTTTGAGTTGAGAAATGTCAATGGCACTTTGGTGGGATTTCGGACGCCGTCTTATTTGCAAGGAGTCAATGTCAATGGCTATCATTTTCATTTCATCACTAGCGATCGCAAAACTGGAGGACATATCTTAGATGGACAATTCCAAAATGCTAAAGTAGAAATTGCACCCATATCAAATGTTGAGGTAAGTTTGCCTGAATCTGCCCAATTCAGCCAAGCTGATTTGGGAGATGGCAAATCTGCTGAAGTCAACAGAGTTGAACGTAAGTAAGTATACA contains these protein-coding regions:
- the hisC gene encoding histidinol-phosphate transaminase translates to MNNYFRSHVDAMASYVPGEQPPRGTQIIKLNSNENPYPPSPVALAVLQNIDGERLRRYPEPFGEEFRQAASQVLGVPHDWIIVGNGSDELLNVVIRACAEPGRKVVYPMPTYVLYRTLTEAQAADITEIPYHEDYSFPLEELIAADGCVTFIASPNSPSGHVVSINDLRKLASQLSGVLVIDEAYTDFAQENALALVEEFENIIAIRTLSKGYSLAGLRLGFGVANPKLLQGLFKVKDSYNIDAIACAVGAAAITDQAYKNACVDKIKASRTQLATDLKKLGFRVWDSQTNFLLVQPPQRNAEYLYQKLKEQKILIRYFKQPELEDKLRITVGTDEQNHTLVQALSNLLETGD
- a CDS encoding class I SAM-dependent methyltransferase, whose product is MTSTISFDRVSDVYDATRGLPPGVSEQVTDSILNIVSPAPDTKFFEIGVGTGRIAVPIAKRGYSYTGIDISEKMLAELHRKLEGITHQLTAIQGDATALPFADNAFDVGLTVHVFHLVSAWKQALAEIRRVLKPGSPYLYTHGTIDSTQANPDSNSGRLTFQQCWEEIIAGYSYPLPRYGATEEEVLTELRAQGASLETVIAAEWRSELTVNKLLEHYQNRVYRHSWHLSDDVFAKAFNDLREWALQHYGSLDHDLSSETKFKIVVVRNWA
- the hpxZ gene encoding oxalurate catabolism protein HpxZ; protein product: MDNQLYTDQVKTMIAINDPAVVAEVTALYLKYEEALINNNLEVMDSLFWDAPEVVRFGLAENLYGIEEIRNFRASRPNPKIEREISNLKVVAFGKDAATVTLEFCRTIGGVKLFGRQSQTWYRFSDGWKIVSAHVSLLPL
- a CDS encoding sulfite exporter TauE/SafE family protein, whose product is MLPNLTFVHSLLLFATAFIAGGLNAVAGGGSFITFPTLIFTGVPPIAANATNNTALWTAAIASAGAYRQDLGIERRDFIVLCSVSLVGGVIGSVALLYTSPDMFKKLTPYLLLLATVVFTFGEPFKKWLQRQSQNTSPESVPLFNLALAQLAIAIYGGFFGAGLGILMLATLTFLGIKSIHTMNAFKAFLGSCVNGIAIIPFIFAGVIAWHQAILMAVGGSLGGYLSAHYARKLEPHLIRKFVIIVAFSMTIYFFVQGNR
- a CDS encoding HAD family hydrolase, with protein sequence MLASTILFDLDGTLSDPKSGITGCIRYALAELGYEVPDADELHWCIGPPIKDSFSWLLKTSDETLLEQAILLYRRRFSTVGLFENSLYPQIPEILKAIRFAGYKTFVATSKPQIYATQIIEYFGLSLLFDGVYGSEIDGTRSIKGDLIHHILLTENLSASSVVMVGDRKYDIIGAKLHNVTTIGVTYGYGTKEELQAHGADLIANSPDEISKLIIHNL
- a CDS encoding DMT family transporter, with amino-acid sequence MRVLFSEHLVLGLFVLGGYVKTDLQNSFLLMFMRMLLVVPLMASLAFKLYPSAGKEFQELFKRDRLDVLTQALGCGVLMFVYIASLYIAIGLIPTGIAMTLFFTYPVFTALLAWRFFGQHPTPFRWLVMGIIMVGCVLTIPQSSVGDNTHVIAIGIFASVGSGIVYAFYNVLAQQCLTKFHPVPFTWISFASTLFLSGVSLLFFPPASTQLDWTPLWIGSIFSGVVSFIGHTLNNLGIRMIGATKASIIGSSSPALTALVAWATISETLNVIQSVGICVVTLGIALLSGEGFLRRRSLL
- a CDS encoding Uma2 family endonuclease, with the protein product MTETTLPISLSEIPPTQAELPYDDGVPMESARHKVQMDLLIDGLIPWLSHREDGFVGGNMFVYYSLAQLRNQDFRGPDFFFVLGVPQGERKSWVVWEEGKAPDVVIELLSASTAAADKNEKKLIYQNQMRVPEYFWYDPFNPDDWAGFSLQQRVYQPLVASDRNQLVSESLGLALQRWQGNYKGIDATWLRWATLEGELLPTPEEQEHQRAEQERQRADRAESQLLQTARNLLDTGMTVEQIATVTGLDASAIALLISNNYPDDN
- a CDS encoding glutathione S-transferase family protein — its product is MKLFSRRTSQYARIARVAIIELDLVDRVELQEVTIRDRHSEILNYNPAGKVPTLATDDGFILSETPIIVHYLNRLKPEVKLVADYTDEFSLHLEGITTAFIDGISTWTRERRFRSESEQSPGIIELERSRALRILDYFEKIADKLDQTPKLAHITLASALGLEIRLPELQWRPSYPKLAQWYDQFSERPSLQATTPES
- a CDS encoding TauD/TfdA family dioxygenase, whose product is MGSQYFEIKPLAGRIGAKIVGVDLSTNLSDDIISDIRKTLVKYKVIFFRGQQQLDANGQVAFARRFGEVTTAHPTVPSLEGNPEVLDLNYGRTVSRANNWHTDVTFVDRPPLGSVLRALVIPPSGGDTIWANSVTAYQDLPTPLRDLADQLWAVHSNAYDYAAATVDLPEEVRAYRAVFTSTVYETLHPVVRVHPESGERGLFIGGFVRRLRGLSPNESDEIVKLLQAYITRPENTVRWCWQVGDVAFWDNRATQHYAIADYGDQPRHVQRVTIVGDVPVGIDGRQSEAVKGDSSAYNRREPALV
- a CDS encoding SDR family oxidoreductase, with amino-acid sequence MSLELKLSGKTAIVTGGSAGIGLATAKALYSEGVNVAIASRNQERLDNAVSAIQSLPTPGAKVIAISADLTQAQDVEKVVSTTLKQFGQIDILINNAGSARAGSFLDSTDDLFLDAWNLKLLGYIRFVRAVVPHLQSRGDGRIVNIVGGAGRTPRPNFLAGGTSNAALLNFTKGISKELAEYNIRINAISPGATATERAETLARQNAQARGITVEQAKAESLQSIPLKRIAQPEEIAALALFLVSDLAASITGTEIIVDGGSTPGV
- a CDS encoding zinc-binding dehydrogenase produces the protein MSKIRAVVVDPSVPSRLALSEVEAPTPAPNEALVRVAAISLNRGEVRRSTSAEAGWRPGWDLAGIVETAAVDGSGPPQGARVVGLLGSGAWAELVSVPTNALAELPESVSFAQAATLPVAGLTAYHALLKGGSLLSRPVLVTGASGGVGNFAIQLARLSGAQVVAHIRQPSYEKLVREAGAQLVVIGEDLSEASKHGPYHLIVESVGGKILGSALSLLAPYGVTVLFGVSGGSEVTFDAGRFFGTGAASLYGLRLFDELKVESAAIGLKRLADLVAAEQLRPHIDLEASWTQIADIAQQLLDRRFPGKAVLQVANE
- the budA gene encoding acetolactate decarboxylase, which gives rise to MFFNPLTYSTLMKLKKYLWIIVLPITALGIILPGKTQQNSSENILFQTSTIGALSIGIYDGKTTFQELKKHGNFGLGTVNSLDGEMVGLDGKFYQIKSDGVAAIVPDSLKTPFAVVTFFRSQKLINLKELINYQQLQQSLDQQLPTKNYPYAIRIQGNFPYLKFRSVPKQNPPYPPLADAVKKQSVFELRNVNGTLVGFRTPSYLQGVNVNGYHFHFITSDRKTGGHILDGQFQNAKVEIAPISNVEVSLPESAQFSQADLGDGKSAEVNRVERK